In a genomic window of Heterodontus francisci isolate sHetFra1 chromosome 21, sHetFra1.hap1, whole genome shotgun sequence:
- the LOC137381185 gene encoding histone H1-like gives MLRDTIKKFTDDTNIGRMVDSEAECSGLVEDVYAAAAQVKTPKKKKAAPRNKSAGPTLSEQILKIFADCTDRRGTSLPAIKKALGRSGVDVGKFRTQIKQSIRRNVNKGFPVHSSGTSASGSFKIPKQGTKGNVGKKVKSGAAKKPFEKQSAAKKLPVKKLAAKKSAAKKAAGKNVTSKKAATPKKSPGKKAALPKKSPAKKGKKPKSATGGKEL, from the exons ATGTTGAGGGAcacgatcaagaagtttacagacgataccaaTATTGGCCGGATGGTAGATAGCGAGGCGGAGTGCAGTGGACTGGTGGAAGATGTTTATG ccgccgccgctcaagtcaagactccgaagaagaagaaagcggctccccggaacaagtcAGCTGGTCCCACGTTGAGCGAGCAGATCCTCAAGATTTTTGCGGATTGCACCGATCGCAGGGGGACCTCACtgcccgccataaagaaggctctgggtaggagcggtgtggatgtggggaagttcaggacccaaatcaagcaaagtatcaggaggaatgtgaacaaaggcttccCGGTGCACAGCAGCGGTACGAGCgcatccggctccttcaaaatccctAAGCAGGGAACCAAGGGAAATGTGGGAAAGAAAGTGAAGTCAGGAGCAGCCAAAAAACCTTTCGAAAAgcaatcagcagccaagaaattaccagtcaagaaactagcagccaagaaATCGGCAGCGAAGAAAGCAGCAGGCAAGAACGTGACCAGCAAGAAGGCGGCAACGCCAAAGAAATCCCCAGGGAAGAAAGCAGCACTTCCGAAAAAGTCTCCTGCAAAGAAGGGCAAAAAACCCAAGAGTGCCACGGGCGGAAAGGAGCTCTAG
- the LOC137381230 gene encoding histone H3-like: MARTKQIARKSTGGKAHRKQLATKAARKSAPATGGVRKPHRYRPGTVALREIRRYQKSTELLICKLPFQRLVREIAQDFKTDLRFQSSAVMALQEASEAYLVGLFEDTNLCAIHATRVTIMPKDIQLARRIRGERA; this comes from the coding sequence atggccagaaccaagcagatagcgcgcaaatcgaccggagggaaagctcaccgcaagcagctggctaccaaagcggcccgcaagagcgctccagccacgggcggagtgaggaagcctcaccgttacagacccggcactgtggctctccgggagatccgccgctaccagaaatccaccgagctgctcatctgcaaactgcccttccagcgcctggtgcgggagatcgcgcaggacttcaagacagacctgcgcttccagagctcggccgtcatggccctgcaggaggccagcgaggcttacctggtggggctctttgaggacaccaacctgtgcgccatccacgccacgcgagtcaccatcatgcccaaagacatccagctggcccgccgtatccgcggggagcgcgcctaa
- the LOC137381231 gene encoding histone H3 translates to MARTKHTARKSTGGKAPRKQLATKAACKSAPATGGAKKPHRYRPGTVALREIRCYQKSTELLIRKLPFQRLVREIAQDFKTDLRFQSSAVIALQEASEAYLVGLFEDTNLCAIHAKRVTIMPKDIQLARRIHGERA, encoded by the coding sequence atggccagaaccaagcatacagcgcgcaaatcgaccggagggaaagctccccgcaagcagctggcaACCAAAGCGGCctgcaagagcgctccagccacgggcggagcgaagaagcctcaccgttacagacccggcactgtggctctgcgggagatccgctgctaccagaaatccactgagctgctcatccgcaaactgcccttccagcgcctggtgcgggagatcgcgcaggacttcaagacagacctgcgcttccagagctcggccgtcattgccctgcaggaggccagcgaggcttacctggtggggctctttgaggacaccaacctgtgcgccatccacgccaagcgagtcaccatcatgcccaaagacatccagctggcccgccgtatcCACGGGGAGCGCGCCTAA